One genomic segment of Musa acuminata AAA Group cultivar baxijiao unplaced genomic scaffold, Cavendish_Baxijiao_AAA HiC_scaffold_1144, whole genome shotgun sequence includes these proteins:
- the LOC135671609 gene encoding uncharacterized protein LOC135671609, with protein sequence MHAFHRQARFPLAMYSSSTSSTCASLGVGDPTGLSDDLLMDILVRLPLRSLIRCNSVCRSWRRLISDGGGYLQTRLPLIASAIFYRCGVAEIDDKPSLGSTLHVANPTTRRWIELPKPRRRSQLSILAFDPCHSAEYRVVSFTGWLAQGAKIEVFASHRRSWVEHQVQWGLPSDAMSTTIRYFDGVLYILAYPDQVVGIDLTTMACRKIELPEATKQEGRVGRSSGRLCYSHRDGDQLKIWVLGDPNGGDHWLLRHVIGTQKLVQRCPETSRSSIFSSLPINQFKFLGFHPQREMIYLWLPGKIVSYDLGKRLMEEAYEFGKETEGAFVVQLCLYPFSSHVSDCVADVRV encoded by the exons ATGCATGCGTTCCATCGACAAGCTCGATTTCCACTTGCGATGTACTCGTCATCCACGAGCTCGACCTGTGCGTCCCTCGGCGTCGGTGATCCGACGGGCCTGAGCGACGATTTGTTGATGGACATCCTGGTACGGCTGCCCTTGAGGTCTTTGATCCGATGCAACAGCGTCTGCAGATCCTGGCGTCGACTGATCTCTGACGGTGGCGGCTACCTCCAGACACGGCTCCCCTTGATCGCGTCCGCTATCTTCTACCGCTGCGGTGTCGCCGAGATCGACGACAAACCGAG CCTCGGCTCCACGCTTCACGTCGCGAACCCGACGACAAGAAGGTGGATCGAGCTCCCGAAGCCCCGCAGGAGGAGCCAACTCTCAATACTGGCCTTCGACCCGTGCCACTCTGCGGAGTACAGGGTCGTCTCCTTCACCGGCTGGCTAGCGCAGGGGGCGAAGATAGAGGTATTCGCGTCGCATAGGAGGAGTTGGGTCGAGCACCAGGTGCAATGGGGACTCCCCTCCGACGCCATGTCCACCACCATTCGCTACTTCGACGGCGTCCTCTACATCCTCGCCTATCCAGATCAAGTCGTCGGGATCGACCTCACCACCATGGCCTGCCGCAAGATCGAGTTGCCGGAGGCCACGAAGCAGGAAGGGCGCGTCGGCAGATCCAGCGGCCGTCTTTGCTACTCCCACAGGGATGGCGATCAGCTAAAGATTTGGGTGCTTGGAGATCCCAATGGGGGTGATCACTGGCTGCTGAGACATGTCATCGGCACTCAAAAGCTGGTGCAACGGTGTCCTGAAACGAGCCGTTCCTCTATCTTCTCTTCACTGCCAATCAACCAGTTCAAGTTCCTGGGATTCCATCCACAGAGAGAGATGATCTACTTGTGGCTGCCGGGGAAGATTGTAAGCTATGATCTAGGCAAGCGTTTGATGGAGGAGGCTTATGAGTTTGGGAAGGAGACGGAGGGAGCGTTCGTCGTCCAGCTTTGTCTGTACCCCTTCTCGAGCCACGTGTCGGACTGCGTAGCTGATGTGAGGGTGTAG
- the LOC135671618 gene encoding cytochrome c-like yields the protein MASFAEAPPGDPNAGEKIFKTKCAQCHTVDKGAGHKQGPNLNGLFGRQSGTTPGYSYSTANKNMAVVWEESTLYDYLLNPKKYIPGTKMVFPGLKKPKERADLIAYLKQSTAS from the exons ATGGCGTCCTTCGCGGAAGCTCCGCCGGGCGATCCCAATGCCGGAGAGAAGATCTTCAAGACCAAGTGCGCCCAGTGCCACACCGTCGATAAGGGCGCCGGTCACAAGCAAG GACCCAATTTGAATGGCCTTTTTGGAAGGCAATCTGGTACGACTCCAGGATACTCCTACTCTACTGCAAACAAGAACATGGCTGTGGTATGGGAGGAATCAACTTTGTACGATTACTTGCTTAACCCTAAGAAG TATATTCCTGGTACTAAGATGGTTTTTCCTGGTCTGAAGAAGCCAAAAGAGCGTGCAGATCTGATTGCTTATCTCAAACAATCAACGGCTTCCTAA